In Lautropia mirabilis, one DNA window encodes the following:
- the accC gene encoding acetyl-CoA carboxylase biotin carboxylase subunit encodes MFEKILIANRGEIALRIQRACREMGIRTVVVHSEADTEAKYVRLADESVCIGPPPSRNSYLHIPAIISAAELTDAGAIHPGYGFLSENADFAEQVERSGFVFIGPRAASIRLMGDKVSAKDAMKQAGVPVVPGSDGALPDDPKEIVEIARKVGYPVIIKAAGGGGGRGMRVVHDEASLLGSVATTRSEAQAAFNNGSVYMERYLENPRHIEIQVLADEHGNAIYLGERDCSMQRRHQKVIEEAPAPGVSRELIHKIGMRCVEACKSIGYRGAGTFEFLYENGEFFFIEMNTRLQVEHPVTEWITGVDLVQEQIRIAAGEKLRLTQDDVTIKGHAIECRINAEDPYKFTPSAGRITNWHTPGGPGVRVDSHVYNNYFVPPFYDSMIGKVICYGDTRHQAIQRMKIALSEMVVEGINTNIALHRDLMEDKRFNEGGTSIHYLEKLLAETKRPS; translated from the coding sequence ATGTTCGAGAAGATCCTCATCGCCAACCGGGGCGAAATCGCCCTGCGCATCCAGCGTGCCTGCCGCGAAATGGGCATCCGCACGGTGGTCGTCCACTCCGAGGCCGACACCGAGGCCAAGTACGTCCGACTGGCTGACGAGTCGGTCTGCATCGGACCGCCGCCTTCGCGCAACAGCTACCTGCACATTCCGGCCATCATCAGCGCCGCCGAACTGACCGACGCCGGGGCCATCCACCCCGGCTACGGCTTCCTGTCGGAAAACGCCGACTTTGCCGAGCAGGTCGAGCGCAGCGGCTTCGTCTTCATCGGCCCCCGCGCCGCCTCCATCCGCCTGATGGGCGACAAGGTCTCGGCCAAGGACGCCATGAAGCAGGCCGGCGTGCCCGTGGTGCCCGGCTCGGACGGCGCCCTGCCCGATGACCCGAAGGAGATCGTCGAGATCGCCCGCAAGGTGGGCTACCCGGTCATCATCAAGGCAGCCGGCGGCGGCGGCGGACGCGGCATGCGCGTCGTGCACGACGAAGCCTCGCTGCTAGGCTCGGTGGCCACCACGCGCAGCGAAGCGCAGGCCGCCTTCAACAACGGCTCCGTCTACATGGAGCGCTACCTCGAGAACCCGCGCCACATCGAGATCCAGGTGCTGGCCGACGAGCACGGCAACGCCATCTACCTGGGCGAACGCGACTGCTCCATGCAGCGCCGTCACCAGAAGGTCATCGAGGAAGCACCGGCACCGGGCGTGTCGCGCGAACTCATCCACAAGATCGGCATGCGCTGCGTCGAGGCCTGCAAGTCCATCGGCTATCGTGGTGCGGGCACCTTCGAGTTCCTCTACGAGAACGGCGAGTTCTTCTTCATCGAGATGAACACCCGCCTGCAGGTCGAGCACCCCGTCACCGAGTGGATCACCGGCGTGGACCTGGTGCAGGAGCAGATCCGAATCGCCGCCGGCGAGAAGCTGCGCCTCACGCAGGACGACGTGACCATCAAGGGCCATGCCATCGAGTGCCGGATCAACGCCGAGGACCCGTACAAGTTCACCCCCTCGGCCGGTCGCATCACCAACTGGCACACGCCGGGCGGCCCGGGCGTGCGTGTCGACTCCCACGTCTACAACAACTACTTCGTGCCGCCGTTCTACGACTCGATGATCGGCAAGGTGATCTGCTATGGCGACACCCGCCACCAGGCCATCCAGCGCATGAAGATCGCACTCTCCGAGATGGTGGTCGAGGGCATCAACACCAACATTGCCCTGCACCGTGACCTGATGGAAGACAAGCGCTTCAACGAAGGCGGCACCTCCATCCACTATCTGGAAAAGCTGCTGGCCGAAACCAAGCGACCGTCCTGA
- the accB gene encoding acetyl-CoA carboxylase biotin carboxyl carrier protein, producing MDLRKLKTLIDLVAESSISELEITEAEGRVRIVKAPPPSAQPAPVAQVVQIPASQPAAAAQAPAAAAPAQQAAAPAPSRGKTVKSPMVGTLYRAPNPEADPFVTVGSTVKVGDTLCIIEAMKLMNEIESEFAGTVVEILVENGQPIEYGQPLFVIE from the coding sequence ATGGATTTGCGCAAACTGAAAACCTTGATCGATCTCGTTGCCGAGTCCAGCATTTCCGAACTGGAAATCACCGAAGCCGAGGGTCGGGTCCGCATCGTCAAGGCACCGCCGCCGTCGGCCCAACCGGCGCCCGTCGCCCAGGTCGTACAGATTCCGGCCAGCCAGCCTGCGGCCGCTGCACAGGCCCCGGCTGCAGCCGCTCCGGCCCAGCAGGCCGCCGCTCCGGCTCCGTCGCGCGGCAAGACGGTCAAGTCGCCGATGGTGGGCACGCTGTACCGCGCCCCCAACCCCGAAGCGGATCCGTTCGTCACCGTCGGCAGCACCGTCAAGGTGGGCGACACGCTCTGCATCATCGAAGCCATGAAGCTGATGAACGAGATCGAGTCGGAATTTGCCGGCACGGTGGTCGAGATCCTGGTCGAGAACGGTCAGCCCATCGAATACGGCCAGCCGCTCTTCGTCATCGAGTAA
- the aroQ gene encoding type II 3-dehydroquinate dehydratase gives MNVSGSKNGLLIIHGPNLNLLGTREPEVYGHTTLADINARLAHLARRHGAAFDHFQSNHEGALVDRIQAARTDGTAFIIINPAAYTHTSVAMRDALAAVAIPFVEVHLSNVHRRESFRHHSYFSDLAEATVVGMGAHGYEAALRFALHRLGLLDEPPPGDLAAPGASA, from the coding sequence TTGAACGTATCTGGCTCCAAAAATGGCCTCCTGATCATTCACGGCCCCAATCTGAACCTGCTGGGCACTCGTGAACCCGAGGTCTACGGCCACACCACGCTGGCCGACATCAATGCCCGGCTGGCCCACCTGGCCCGCCGGCATGGGGCTGCCTTCGACCATTTCCAGAGCAACCACGAAGGCGCACTGGTCGACCGCATCCAGGCCGCCCGTACCGACGGAACCGCGTTCATCATCATCAACCCCGCTGCCTACACGCATACCAGCGTCGCCATGCGCGACGCCCTGGCTGCGGTGGCCATCCCCTTCGTCGAGGTGCACCTGTCCAACGTCCACCGACGCGAGAGCTTCCGCCACCATTCCTATTTTTCCGACCTGGCCGAGGCCACCGTGGTGGGCATGGGCGCCCATGGCTACGAGGCCGCGCTGCGCTTCGCACTGCACCGGCTGGGTCTGCTGGACGAACCCCCACCGGGAGACTTAGCTGCTCCCGGGGCCTCTGCCTGA
- a CDS encoding TlpA family protein disulfide reductase produces the protein MILHRFTPPSLRPLLPALLLGLSLSLTSPAMASAPDGEQPAQAASTGATPLDQLAQKKFPAPDGSALDVATLKGKPVVINFWATWCPPCIREMPDLAALAREMGDQAAFLGIAADTDGNVKKFTAKNPGIDFPLVLAGYNALNLSRQWGNERGGLPFTVVLDAKGQIQWRHSGTVDVEALRSMLKSGELR, from the coding sequence ATGATCCTGCATCGCTTCACCCCCCCCTCCCTGCGCCCCCTGCTGCCCGCCCTGCTGCTGGGTCTTTCCCTGTCCCTGACGAGCCCGGCCATGGCCAGCGCCCCGGACGGCGAGCAGCCGGCCCAGGCTGCCAGCACGGGTGCCACACCCCTGGATCAGCTGGCTCAGAAGAAGTTCCCGGCCCCCGACGGCTCGGCGCTGGACGTGGCCACGCTCAAGGGCAAGCCCGTGGTGATCAACTTCTGGGCCACCTGGTGCCCGCCCTGCATCCGCGAGATGCCCGATCTGGCGGCGCTGGCCCGCGAAATGGGTGATCAGGCGGCCTTCCTCGGCATTGCCGCCGACACCGACGGCAACGTGAAGAAGTTCACCGCGAAGAACCCCGGCATCGATTTCCCGCTGGTGCTGGCCGGCTACAACGCCCTGAATCTGTCGCGCCAGTGGGGCAACGAGCGCGGCGGCCTGCCATTTACCGTGGTTCTGGACGCAAAAGGCCAGATCCAGTGGCGTCACAGCGGCACGGTGGATGTCGAAGCGCTTCGTTCGATGCTAAAATCCGGCGAACTGCGTTGA
- the mpl gene encoding UDP-N-acetylmuramate:L-alanyl-gamma-D-glutamyl-meso-diaminopimelate ligase has protein sequence MHIHILGICGTFMGGVAAIAREAGFKVTGCDANVYPPMSDQLRALGIDLIEGWDPSQLSLKPDVWVVGNVVRRGNPLMEAILDAGLPYVSGPQWLAEQVLVGRWVMGVAGTHGKTTTASLLAWILQAAGREPGFLIGGVPGNFPVSARLGRKPYFVIEADEYDTAFFDKRSKFVHYRPRTAVLNNLEYDHADIFPDLGAIETQFHHLVRTVPGQGRIIWPSDSEALQRVLARGCWSQTEALGAGGWHASDVTEEADATVFTLWRGDVEQGRVRLPLAGEHNRANAIAAIVAAEHIGITPTESIEALAAFQGVRRRLEVRGTVGGVTVIDDFAHHPTAIATTIAGLRARMQAGSHPGGRLLAVLEPRSNTMRTGTLKAQLPGSLQDADLVFCYAGGIDWDAQAALAPLGERVAVFRDMLALEAAILAAARPGDQVLVMSNGGFGGIHGRLLAGLASREGNGK, from the coding sequence ATGCACATACATATTCTTGGTATTTGCGGCACCTTCATGGGTGGGGTGGCCGCCATTGCCCGCGAGGCGGGCTTCAAGGTCACCGGCTGCGACGCCAACGTCTACCCGCCGATGAGCGATCAGCTGCGCGCGCTGGGCATCGACCTGATCGAGGGCTGGGATCCGTCCCAGCTGTCGCTCAAGCCCGATGTCTGGGTGGTGGGCAACGTGGTGCGGCGGGGCAATCCGCTGATGGAAGCCATTCTGGATGCCGGGCTGCCCTACGTCTCGGGGCCGCAGTGGCTGGCCGAGCAGGTGCTGGTCGGGCGCTGGGTGATGGGCGTGGCCGGCACGCACGGCAAGACCACCACCGCGTCGCTGCTGGCCTGGATCCTTCAGGCTGCCGGGCGCGAGCCGGGCTTCCTGATCGGTGGTGTACCGGGCAACTTCCCGGTCTCGGCGCGTCTGGGGCGCAAGCCCTATTTCGTCATCGAGGCCGATGAATACGACACGGCCTTCTTCGACAAGCGTTCCAAGTTCGTGCATTACCGGCCGCGTACCGCCGTGCTCAACAACCTGGAGTACGACCACGCCGACATCTTCCCGGATCTGGGGGCCATCGAGACCCAGTTCCATCATCTGGTGCGCACCGTGCCCGGGCAGGGGCGGATCATCTGGCCGTCGGACTCCGAGGCGCTGCAGCGGGTGCTGGCCCGTGGCTGCTGGAGCCAGACCGAGGCCCTGGGCGCTGGCGGCTGGCACGCCAGCGACGTGACCGAGGAGGCCGATGCCACCGTGTTCACGCTCTGGCGCGGCGATGTCGAGCAGGGGCGCGTGCGCCTGCCGCTGGCCGGCGAGCACAACCGGGCCAATGCCATTGCCGCCATCGTGGCGGCCGAGCACATCGGCATCACGCCGACCGAGTCCATCGAGGCGCTGGCGGCCTTCCAGGGGGTGCGGCGGCGGCTGGAAGTGCGTGGCACCGTCGGTGGCGTCACCGTCATCGACGACTTCGCGCACCATCCCACGGCCATTGCCACCACCATTGCCGGGCTGCGGGCCCGCATGCAGGCGGGCAGCCATCCTGGCGGGCGCCTGCTGGCCGTGCTGGAGCCGCGTTCCAACACCATGCGTACCGGCACGCTGAAGGCCCAGCTGCCCGGCAGCCTCCAGGACGCCGACCTGGTGTTCTGCTATGCCGGCGGCATCGACTGGGATGCCCAGGCCGCCCTGGCTCCGCTGGGCGAGCGCGTGGCCGTCTTCCGCGACATGCTGGCCCTGGAGGCCGCCATCCTGGCGGCCGCCCGTCCGGGCGACCAGGTGCTGGTGATGAGCAACGGCGGCTTTGGCGGCATTCACGGCCGCCTGCTGGCCGGACTGGCCTCGCGGGAAGGCAACGGGAAGTAA